The [Bacillus] selenitireducens MLS10 genome includes a region encoding these proteins:
- a CDS encoding OsmC family protein has translation MAKATFKATTQLHEGTKVTAKTRNFTLTIDEPESLGGTDTGMNPVEAVLCALGACQAIVARVYAPKFDISFTDLWLDVEGDLDPDGFMNKADVRPGYSEIRYTMHIKTDAPKDKVDEFVRFVESKCPVGDSLENNVSMKLADVVIES, from the coding sequence ATGGCAAAAGCAACCTTTAAAGCGACCACCCAGCTCCACGAAGGAACCAAGGTCACGGCCAAAACCCGGAATTTCACACTGACGATTGATGAACCGGAAAGCCTCGGCGGGACAGACACCGGCATGAACCCCGTTGAAGCCGTTCTCTGCGCCCTCGGCGCCTGCCAGGCAATCGTCGCGCGGGTGTATGCACCGAAGTTTGACATCTCGTTCACCGACCTTTGGCTCGATGTCGAGGGGGATCTTGATCCGGACGGATTCATGAACAAAGCCGACGTGCGCCCGGGCTACTCTGAGATCCGCTATACGATGCACATCAAAACCGATGCCCCGAAAGACAAGGTCGATGAGTTCGTGCGCTTTGTGGAATCCAAGTGTCCCGTCGGCGACTCCCTTGAAAACAACGTGTCGATGAAGCTTGCGGATGTCGTGATCGAAAGCTGA
- a CDS encoding DUF4317 domain-containing protein has product MNKKDIAHIKKQFKPNNDLMTISDIFNVYIMKDTSEIYHYEAMPFDLLEDEQKELFLANFKKVLTGQADEKLFELKFRRDVSNSTQMILHQGLLSAETESWTDEMLKIVAKMLHEKTYEMDLVITFIRGTYMKPVKQSADITSEESDRDSVYAHGFILCSINKTEDPKKELLFDYVEKEFKYNILVDPVINLKAPISGFLFPCFNDGAADVNHVLYAAGKAHEPNYPFIEDVLNAEEVTTAQEDKIIFEEIVKSAVGKPMSTSTLSNVYEEINRVVEENEDDEPPRLDSKDVEDVLRISGVEDVDTEKVEAAFEEIVDDRQYAFKATSVMPKYQSKSIKIKTKAADLSVSPEDLRFLRQVEIDGRIYLMLEVPEAARIEGFDMIPEALFTKVESEED; this is encoded by the coding sequence ATGAACAAAAAAGATATCGCCCATATCAAGAAGCAGTTCAAACCGAATAACGACCTCATGACGATCTCGGACATCTTCAACGTCTATATTATGAAAGACACGAGTGAGATCTATCATTACGAAGCGATGCCCTTCGACCTTCTCGAAGATGAACAGAAGGAACTCTTCCTCGCCAACTTCAAAAAGGTACTGACAGGTCAGGCCGATGAGAAGCTGTTTGAGCTGAAGTTCCGCCGTGACGTGTCAAACAGCACGCAGATGATTCTCCATCAGGGGCTTCTGTCAGCCGAAACCGAATCCTGGACCGACGAGATGCTCAAGATTGTCGCCAAGATGCTTCATGAGAAGACGTATGAGATGGACCTCGTCATCACCTTTATCCGCGGCACGTACATGAAGCCCGTCAAGCAGTCCGCGGACATCACCTCAGAAGAGTCAGACCGGGACTCCGTCTATGCCCACGGTTTTATCCTCTGCAGCATCAACAAAACCGAGGATCCGAAAAAAGAGCTGCTTTTCGACTATGTGGAGAAAGAATTCAAATACAACATCCTCGTCGATCCGGTCATCAACCTGAAAGCACCGATCTCGGGCTTTCTCTTTCCGTGCTTTAATGACGGCGCCGCCGATGTGAATCACGTGCTCTACGCTGCAGGAAAGGCCCATGAACCGAACTACCCGTTTATTGAAGACGTCCTGAACGCCGAAGAAGTCACCACTGCTCAGGAAGACAAGATCATTTTTGAAGAGATCGTCAAAAGCGCCGTCGGAAAACCCATGAGCACTTCCACGCTCTCGAACGTCTACGAAGAGATCAACCGGGTCGTCGAAGAGAACGAGGATGACGAACCGCCCCGTCTCGACAGTAAGGACGTGGAAGACGTCCTCCGCATCAGCGGCGTCGAGGATGTGGATACGGAAAAGGTGGAAGCCGCCTTTGAGGAAATCGTCGACGACCGGCAGTATGCCTTCAAAGCAACGAGCGTCATGCCGAAATACCAGTCCAAGTCCATCAAAATCAAAACAAAAGCCGCCGACCTGTCCGTGAGCCCGGAGGACTTGCGTTTTCTCAGGCAGGTGGAGATCGACGGGCGCATCTACCTCATGCTTGAAGTGCCTGAAGCGGCGCGCATTGAAGGCTTTGACATGATCCCGGAAGCCCTGTTTACAAAAGTTGAATCCGAAGAGGACTAA
- a CDS encoding cytidine deaminase — translation MLYNRETDYTASNGGKRRPTMDKEQLMQQARSIKQHAYVPYSKFPVGAAFLMTDDRVITGVNVENVSFGATNCAERTAMFTAMAEGYQKGDFKAVAVAGDTEDFLPPCAICRQVMAELCPPDMPIYLTNAKGEISTHTLREILPLAFTDLDM, via the coding sequence ATCCTATATAATAGGGAGACCGATTATACGGCCAGCAATGGCGGAAAGAGGCGACCGACGATGGATAAAGAACAACTGATGCAACAAGCCCGATCAATTAAACAGCATGCCTACGTCCCTTACTCCAAATTCCCTGTAGGGGCAGCCTTTCTGATGACAGACGATCGCGTGATCACAGGCGTGAATGTGGAGAACGTCTCTTTTGGGGCGACGAATTGCGCGGAGAGGACCGCCATGTTCACCGCGATGGCAGAAGGGTACCAAAAAGGCGATTTCAAAGCCGTCGCCGTTGCCGGGGATACGGAAGACTTCCTCCCGCCCTGCGCCATCTGCCGGCAGGTCATGGCTGAACTGTGCCCGCCCGATATGCCGATTTACCTGACGAATGCGAAAGGCGAGATCAGCACACACACGCTGAGGGAGATCCTCCCCCTTGCCTTTACCGATCTTGACATGTAA
- a CDS encoding TetR/AcrR family transcriptional regulator, translating into MSRRTDRRVQYTRSVIEESFLTLLEQKPLHSITVKALCSEADINRSTFYSHYKDIHDLLEGIQKRIMEDVEAMLNAFDYTKDDEALAMTTSLMRYLKENRRNSRIIFSDHGDPDFQRRVIYRVHRHLLQSFFRDHVKDTPINPDHLSTFVIHGSIAVVHSWVRNNMEESPEVIAWMIANFTNHGISAVGLQTP; encoded by the coding sequence ATGAGCAGACGAACCGACCGGCGAGTGCAGTATACACGATCCGTCATCGAAGAGAGTTTCCTTACCCTCCTCGAACAGAAACCGCTCCATTCGATCACCGTTAAGGCGCTCTGCAGCGAAGCGGATATCAACCGTTCCACCTTTTACTCCCACTATAAAGATATTCACGACCTCCTTGAAGGCATTCAAAAGCGGATTATGGAAGACGTGGAGGCGATGCTCAACGCCTTCGACTACACAAAGGACGACGAAGCCCTTGCGATGACGACAAGCCTCATGCGCTATCTGAAAGAGAATCGCCGGAACAGCCGGATCATCTTCAGCGACCACGGCGATCCGGACTTCCAGCGCCGGGTCATTTACCGGGTGCACCGTCACCTCCTCCAATCCTTCTTCCGGGATCACGTGAAAGATACCCCGATTAATCCGGATCATCTGAGCACGTTCGTCATCCACGGCAGCATTGCCGTCGTGCACAGCTGGGTGCGAAACAATATGGAAGAGTCGCCGGAAGTCATCGCCTGGATGATTGCCAATTTCACCAATCACGGCATCAGCGCCGTCGGGTTGCAAACCCCTTGA
- a CDS encoding efflux RND transporter permease subunit has translation MTGVLGVQKFTEIITHYHKSVVLVFMALTILSAVMIPFVTVNYNINDYLPEDSPSMVAVDVLEEEFGSPMQNARVMIEDVSVQEALTYKDRLEAIEGVSDVTWLDDVVDLRTPLELVDEGMLETYYQDRYAIIEMTIQEGEELAITDEIYELIGEENALVGDAIDTAVSQQMAFTETLFAALLLVPIIIIILILSTTSWVEPLFFLTAIGVSVLINLGTNIFIGEVSFVTNSVAPILQLAVALDYAIFLLHSFSDQRKTDSNPVTAMQKAVRQSFPAIAASAATTFFGFMALAVMEFEIGADLGLNLVKGIALSFISVVVFLPALTVWLFKWIDKTQHKPMFPQFRNVGKRVVKVRYFSIVLVALIIFPAYLAQQETSFIYGIGEQPEDTRLGADEVKVNEVFGQSTPIVLLVPRGDVPRELSLEQDLLAIPEVDSIMSYNELIGSMIPQEHLDESMTEAFLSENYSQLILYTETESEGDEAFAVVEEVKSYAGAYYGDGFHALGESVSLYDIKDIVLDDNRAVNIMTVIAIGAVIMVTFRSLLLPVILLVTIQSSVWINLAVPYVTDTPLVYIGYLVVGTVQLAATVDYAILFTENFMENRKRMPARAAIIDTVNNKTFSISISAAILSSVGFILFLTSTNPIIGSIGLLIGRGALLAFLMVLFLLPAILLVGDRLVEKLTYKTDFYKERD, from the coding sequence ATGACTGGAGTGCTCGGTGTGCAAAAATTCACGGAAATCATTACCCATTATCATAAATCAGTCGTCCTTGTATTCATGGCCCTGACCATCCTCAGTGCCGTGATGATCCCGTTTGTGACGGTGAACTACAACATCAACGACTACCTGCCTGAAGATTCCCCGTCCATGGTGGCGGTAGATGTTCTTGAAGAAGAATTCGGCAGTCCGATGCAGAATGCGAGAGTCATGATCGAAGACGTGTCCGTGCAGGAAGCCCTCACATACAAAGACCGCCTCGAAGCGATTGAGGGCGTGTCGGATGTGACCTGGCTTGACGACGTGGTGGATCTTCGGACGCCCCTTGAACTCGTGGATGAAGGGATGCTCGAGACGTATTACCAAGACCGCTATGCCATCATCGAGATGACGATTCAGGAAGGGGAGGAGCTGGCAATTACAGATGAGATCTACGAGCTGATCGGCGAGGAGAATGCCCTCGTCGGCGATGCGATTGATACGGCCGTGTCGCAGCAGATGGCGTTTACGGAGACGCTGTTCGCGGCCCTCCTGCTCGTGCCGATTATCATCATTATCCTCATCCTCTCAACGACTTCCTGGGTGGAGCCGCTGTTTTTCCTGACAGCGATCGGGGTGTCGGTGCTGATCAATCTCGGGACGAACATCTTCATCGGAGAAGTCTCCTTCGTCACCAATTCCGTCGCGCCGATCCTGCAGCTCGCCGTCGCTCTCGACTATGCGATCTTTTTGCTCCACAGCTTCAGCGATCAAAGGAAGACGGATTCCAATCCGGTGACGGCGATGCAAAAGGCAGTACGCCAGTCGTTTCCGGCGATTGCGGCCAGTGCAGCAACGACGTTCTTCGGCTTTATGGCCCTTGCGGTCATGGAGTTTGAGATCGGGGCAGATCTTGGTCTGAACCTTGTCAAAGGCATCGCGCTAAGCTTCATCAGCGTCGTCGTGTTCCTGCCGGCTCTGACGGTCTGGCTGTTCAAATGGATCGACAAGACCCAGCATAAGCCGATGTTCCCGCAGTTTCGAAACGTCGGCAAGCGTGTGGTCAAAGTCCGTTATTTCTCGATCGTCCTCGTGGCCCTGATCATTTTCCCTGCGTATCTCGCCCAGCAGGAGACGAGCTTTATCTACGGCATAGGCGAGCAGCCTGAGGACACGCGCCTCGGAGCGGATGAGGTGAAAGTCAACGAGGTCTTCGGACAGTCGACGCCGATCGTGCTTCTCGTGCCGAGAGGAGACGTGCCCCGGGAGCTGTCCCTTGAACAGGATCTGTTGGCCATCCCGGAAGTCGACAGCATCATGTCCTACAATGAGCTGATCGGTTCGATGATTCCTCAGGAACATCTTGATGAATCGATGACAGAGGCTTTTCTCTCTGAGAACTACAGTCAGCTCATCCTCTATACGGAAACGGAATCCGAAGGGGACGAGGCCTTTGCTGTAGTGGAAGAAGTCAAATCGTATGCCGGGGCCTATTACGGGGACGGCTTCCATGCCCTCGGGGAGAGTGTCTCCCTCTACGACATTAAAGACATCGTCCTGGACGATAACCGGGCTGTAAACATCATGACGGTCATTGCCATCGGTGCCGTGATCATGGTGACGTTCCGGTCCCTTTTGCTTCCGGTGATTCTGCTTGTGACGATCCAGTCGTCGGTATGGATCAACCTGGCCGTGCCGTATGTGACAGACACACCGCTCGTCTATATCGGCTATCTGGTTGTCGGAACCGTGCAGCTTGCGGCGACGGTGGACTATGCGATCCTGTTCACCGAGAATTTCATGGAGAACCGCAAGCGGATGCCGGCGCGTGCGGCAATCATCGATACCGTCAACAACAAGACGTTCTCCATCTCGATCTCGGCGGCGATTCTGTCGAGTGTCGGATTTATCCTGTTTCTCACCTCGACGAATCCGATCATCGGATCCATCGGACTTCTCATCGGACGGGGCGCCCTGCTGGCTTTCCTCATGGTCCTGTTCCTGCTTCCGGCGATTCTTCTTGTCGGAGACAGGCTTGTTGAGAAACTGACGTATAAGACGGATTTCTATAAGGAGCGTGACTGA
- a CDS encoding GNAT family N-acetyltransferase, giving the protein MFYHQLDEDTELRILELRHAEPLYLITEHSRRHLRTWLPWVDDIYQPGDSRKFIEMGLKQFVSQDGFHAGIWYKGQLAGVIGLHGIHWGNRSTSIGYWLGDGFEGKGIMTKACKALIHHCFHDLNLERIEIRAASRNTKSRAIPERLGFQEEGRLRHAEFLYDHFVDHIVYARLKSDEADI; this is encoded by the coding sequence ATGTTTTATCACCAGCTTGACGAAGACACCGAATTGCGCATCCTCGAACTCCGCCACGCCGAGCCGCTCTATCTCATCACGGAACATTCAAGACGGCATCTACGGACATGGCTCCCGTGGGTCGATGACATTTACCAGCCCGGTGATTCCCGGAAGTTCATTGAAATGGGACTGAAGCAGTTCGTCTCTCAGGACGGCTTTCACGCCGGGATCTGGTACAAGGGCCAGCTTGCCGGCGTCATCGGTCTCCACGGCATTCACTGGGGCAACCGTTCCACATCCATCGGCTACTGGCTCGGCGACGGGTTCGAAGGGAAAGGCATCATGACCAAGGCTTGCAAGGCCCTGATTCATCACTGCTTTCACGATCTGAACCTCGAGCGGATCGAGATCCGCGCCGCGTCACGGAACACGAAAAGCCGCGCCATTCCTGAGCGCCTCGGCTTTCAGGAAGAAGGCCGGCTCAGACATGCCGAATTCCTCTATGATCATTTCGTCGATCACATTGTATATGCACGCCTGAAAAGCGACGAGGCCGACATCTGA
- a CDS encoding aminoglycoside N(3)-acetyltransferase: MTNEIHASTVLNTVDTLTRDLKINGIEEGDLLLVHASLSALGWVNGGSAAVIGALITAIGPDGTIVMPAQSGDLSDPSEWEAPAVPQAWWQTIRDTMPAYDPAITQTRGIGTIAEHFRTWPGTDRSLHPALSFSARGPLARTVLHPHPLACGLGEDSPLGRLYEHGAKVLFIGNGYDANTCFHLGEYIAPSPPMIEKGAPVLTDGVRQWITYEEVDLDEEVFEEIGRTFEETYPVHTGKIGDATAKVFALRDAVDASTTWFTAHRQTQTAD, translated from the coding sequence GTGACGAATGAAATCCATGCTTCCACCGTATTGAATACCGTTGATACCCTGACACGCGACCTCAAAATAAACGGCATCGAAGAGGGAGACCTCCTCCTCGTTCACGCCTCCCTGTCTGCCTTAGGCTGGGTGAACGGCGGGAGTGCCGCCGTCATCGGGGCCCTGATCACAGCCATAGGGCCTGACGGAACCATCGTCATGCCTGCACAGAGCGGTGACCTGAGTGATCCGTCCGAATGGGAGGCGCCGGCTGTCCCGCAAGCCTGGTGGCAGACGATCCGGGACACGATGCCTGCCTATGACCCGGCCATCACACAGACCCGGGGGATCGGCACCATCGCCGAACACTTCCGCACATGGCCCGGCACTGACCGGAGCCTGCACCCGGCCCTCTCTTTTTCGGCGCGGGGACCTCTCGCAAGGACCGTGCTTCATCCGCATCCTCTTGCCTGCGGTCTCGGTGAGGACTCGCCCCTTGGCCGGCTCTATGAGCATGGCGCCAAAGTGCTCTTTATCGGCAACGGCTACGACGCCAACACGTGCTTTCACCTCGGTGAATACATTGCCCCGTCCCCGCCGATGATCGAAAAGGGCGCACCGGTCCTCACAGACGGTGTCAGGCAGTGGATCACGTACGAAGAGGTCGACCTCGATGAAGAGGTGTTTGAAGAGATCGGCCGCACCTTTGAAGAGACGTACCCCGTCCATACCGGTAAGATCGGCGATGCCACGGCGAAAGTCTTCGCTCTTCGCGATGCGGTGGACGCTTCCACCACCTGGTTCACGGCACACCGACAGACCCAAACCGCAGACTGA
- a CDS encoding SOS response-associated peptidase, whose translation MCGRFSLYHQPNLIARRFELDNLEAIALDPRYNIAPSQDILAIVHDGKTNRAGFLRWGLIPSFAKDPKIGSKMINARAETLYEKPSFAKLLTRRRCIIPANGFFEWQKTETGKVPMHIQLRDGEPFAMAGLWDRWQDEGGETITSCTIITTEPNTLMAPIHNRMPAILTRDQEAIWLDRRETGTDRLKSLLTPFDSRQMTATAVSSLVNSPKHDSPTCIAPIPNETE comes from the coding sequence ATGTGCGGCCGATTCAGCTTGTATCATCAGCCAAACCTGATTGCACGCAGGTTTGAGCTTGACAATCTTGAAGCCATCGCCCTTGATCCGAGGTATAACATCGCGCCCTCCCAGGACATTCTCGCCATTGTTCATGATGGAAAAACGAACCGGGCCGGTTTCCTTCGTTGGGGCCTGATCCCCTCGTTTGCAAAAGACCCCAAGATCGGGTCTAAGATGATCAACGCACGGGCCGAGACCCTTTACGAGAAGCCGTCGTTTGCGAAGCTTCTGACACGCAGGCGCTGCATCATCCCTGCGAACGGGTTTTTTGAATGGCAAAAAACTGAAACCGGAAAAGTTCCCATGCATATCCAACTCAGAGACGGGGAACCGTTCGCCATGGCCGGGCTTTGGGACCGCTGGCAGGATGAAGGAGGGGAAACGATCACGAGCTGTACGATCATCACCACGGAACCGAATACGCTCATGGCCCCGATCCATAACCGGATGCCGGCCATCCTGACAAGGGATCAGGAAGCCATCTGGCTTGACCGGCGCGAAACAGGGACGGACAGGCTGAAGTCGCTTCTTACCCCTTTTGACAGCCGGCAGATGACTGCGACGGCCGTATCGAGTCTCGTCAACTCACCGAAACACGACTCACCGACATGCATCGCACCCATACCGAACGAAACGGAGTGA